AGTGAACTACGCTGCAGAAGTAACATTAAACAGTATAATTACGTAACATACATGTAACATTACTCACATTTTTCAGGCCACTTGGTCAGTATAATAAATTTGCTTAATTTGACTGTTAACAATTTGACTTTATGCAGGATTGTTCATTGTAGCTCATTGTAGAATTGTCACAGGTCTGTTGGTTCAAACATGCTTATAGGAGCAGCCATCAATATAAAGAGTATTGTCATTTTAAGTGAAGGTGACATTGAATGTTTGTACTAACTAATGATATTTTTTGGTATAGATTTAATTTGGATTGCTGTCTGCCAATCCTGCCTAAGGAGAAAAATGAATGGCAAGCTTGACAATTACTTTTTTGTTAATCTATTTAAATTCCATCCATTGTATATTATGAGTAAAAATGAGTAAATTCAGTACAATAATGTGTTCTTCACACTGATAACATAACATGTTGTCAATGCATCCATACAGTCTTACAGATTATAAAGTCCAGAGGGCTGCATGAAAGCCATGTTAACATTGGAAGAGTTGGACCATATCTGCTTCACATAGAAAGCTTTCAGTCCCTTGTAGACCAAAAAAAAGTTTCTGATGAGGTAAGTTATCTTGTCTTAGCTTTTTTTTCCAGGGGTGTATGCAAATAAcctttaatttgttttatctgGATATCAagttatgtattttttgttaatgctactttcacttttatttttgatttcttAGTGCTTTTAGCTaattgtttttgtctgtttgttatgCCTTCCTTCACAGATCATGGATGCATTATTCCATCTGTTTACCATGGTAATAGATTACTAACTGCTTTTAAATGTCTTCTTTCAGTAGCCTACTTTGTGTAACACTTTTTTTGTAACATACCAAAAGGAGTTTTATCatataatttggaaaaaaaatattataatgtttttttattaatctattttcttTTATGCTTAATCCCCTTATTAaacatgggtcgccacagcggaatgaaccactaacttgtacagtatatgttttacacagcggatgcccttccagccgcaacctaacactgggagacacccatacacttacattcacacataAAATACAgccaggggtgcatttcccaaacaatgttgtaactcgtggctgaactatcatagttcGATGCATAATTTGGGAAAAGAACCATGTAGTGACTAGTGTTTCCCAAAACacagtttctctgtcacagatccatcgcttgaaccacgttagttataacgtaaaacgcccataataatgctctaaactgggtggagtaactacttatttaaagaaGAACCCATAACTTctttgtgcaaatgatattgttttactcACAcactcattaaaaataaaatccaatattagttttggtaaaaacatgcactcactttccatattaattgaaataattgTAAATGGCAGATAGGGCttatgtttgctttactaatattattgagaagttaaacattacatattctattctaaaacataaaatcacataCAAAAGCCAAcactattctaatatcatataaatcatataaaattaggctattaattataaaatgtaatgtaatatttattattcattaaactttaataatattgatgatgattattattaagtaggatattgtttatttattttttattttttttaaaagtgtactttcacaatttaacacatgtaagccactgcagaaagttctaaccagcaggcccatgtcatatacagtacagatacttaataaataacccactataagttaaaataattagcgtatgctttttgttttcacaagccttgaagacgtaacataaattcctcttttaaataatagtcacctatagctttcgccatgaggctgtgttcaaaatgacatcaatgttttcaaagtgcactgcgaagcgAGCACGATTTTACACATGAAGATCGCTGAAACTGAACTATAAAAATAGTTAGAAatcaaattacacctaagagagatgaccctAATGCTTTTATATTagaaatgttctaaatgaatagggcataggggggataagtggcaatagaacacagccaggaaccaTGTTTTAAACTACAGCTCCAAAGGTGTGGTTGCAAGTGCTCAAGTTTCAAGACGCAAtttgcaaatgttcgttggagcgacAGATTTggaaaacggcaaatcaacaaactatgtttgtaatgacggaatttgcgaccttagttggctaacgatggttttggcaAACACACCCCAGTTTAGCTCATTTGATTCACcttgcacatgtctttggactgtggggaaaataggtgcacctggaggaaacccacgcgaacactgggaaaacatgcaaatttcacactgaaatgccaactgacccaaccagggctcaaatcagcgacctacttgctttgaggcaatcgtgctacccactgcgccatcttGACGCCCATGTTTTTATATATTGCATGGTTGCTCAGTgttttgcactgtcacctcacagcaagaagataaCTGGTTCAAAGCCCAGCTGGGACAGGTGGCATTtcgatgtggagtttgcatgttctccctgtgtaagCATTAATTTTCTCTGGTTTTCCCCATAGTTCAAAGACGTGGTATACatgtagatgaattgaataaactaaattgactgatgtgtgtgtgaaggagagagtgtttgggtgtaacatatgccagagtagttggcggttcattctgttatgataaatcagggactaacccaaaggaaagtgaataaataaagaataaaaaaagaatagcCAAGAGTTAGAGGTTCAAGTGTAGATGGAAGATGTCTCTTTAGTGGCAATCAAATGCATAATATAGTATTTTAAAGAGTTGCAAATGTTTTGTCTCTTCAACAAATGGTTAAGTGTAGTCTAAGTGGATGGTTGTCTATAAGTGCACATTGttatatgcatttgtttaaattataatttatatatttatattcatttagacACAACCAGGTGTTGTGGCAATTAATACTCACACCTTAACTCAGATCTTAGAAGGTGAAGCAAGAGCAAGGAGCCGTTATTTTACCAAGGTATGAAAGTATGAAAAGTAACACAAGTAGTCTCACAATAGTTGTTCATTTGCTCACACTAAACGCATGATATACATAATGTTTCTGTTCTTTTTAGAGGAACATCTTTGAAAATATCAATGAGATTGTTGGTCCCTATTTGGAGGATGGCAATCACTGGACATTTTTTGTAAGTCAGTCTGTTAGAAAACATGTTTGGTATTTACTAATGTGCATATTTTTAACATGTCAAGCGTAAGTTCCCAGAGAAATATGTatggcaaaaaatatttttagtttttcaaatgattttataaaaaatatttgttctaGCACTGCAGTCTGGTGGATCAAACTATTTTGTACCTCAATTCACTTGGGGAACAGGATGACCAGTACAGTAAATTAGCTGAAAACTGGAGGTACCaagtttataaatacataaaaagaaaataaactttgtattacacatttaaattacacatttaaacCATTTCAAACTATGTTGTAGCACATTTGCTGCATCAAAAGGTTTCCAAGGGCCTTGGAAAATGATCAAGAGGTGCCATGCTCTTCAAAATGACAGTATTTCCTGTGGTGTTTTCACAGCTGTGGTAAAGTTATTTATATTgtagtgttgttattattattaataataatattattaaaatagttaaaaagttTTAGAATCTTGCAAATTTTGTAATTACTAATGATCCTGTATTCATatgacattgttttttatttgtaattttgctGCTGTGACATtaaatttatcattctttttgAAAAACATTCAGTTTGCTGAAGCCTTTCTAGGAGGTGCAAAGGGGTATCTTGCATGCTCACCTGTACAGCAAGAGAGGGAGCGACTAGGGTTGCTTCTCTTCAGCTCACTTGGTAAGTTCTACACACATGTGTTTTACATATATTGATTGAGTTTCAtatttgttgttttctgtttCAGATAGGTCAGGTTTTTGTGGGATCTGTCACTTTATCTAGGAAGAGCAAGGCAAGTGATTACAAttcaaattaagttaattgaaactacacaaaaaaattaagaaccATTATATTCTTAACAGATGATTCTCTAGTTTTATTTCTGTAGTGTTTTGAATTATTAATCCGGGTTGAAATGGCTGATTGATTGGagactaaaataaatacaattttaaattatcCTCAGACACTGGACAATATTGACCCTACAATTTTGTGATGAAATTTATTTTCTAGGAAAAATGTTCAGTTTGTTTAGCAAATATCCATAAAAAGTGCATACCTGACAATCAAGAAGATGCAAAGTGTTATTTTTGCAAAGGTACGTTCTTATGCTTATAAATACTCTAATATTACATCTTACAATCTGAGATGCTATTAGTTAAGTTTTATAATAGTATGCCAATGttcatattgtttttaaatatatgcattCTGTGAGAAGACAGCTCAGGAGAAAGTAACCAAATCCACACTAAAACTAAGGGACAAGACAGCTCAGGAGAAAGTACCGGTAATGGATTTGAGGCACAAGACAGCTCAGGAGAAAGTACCGGTAATGGATTTGAGGCACAAGACAGCTCAGGAAAAAGAAACGGTGATGGATTTGAGGCACAAGGGAGCTCAGATGAAAAAAACAGTGATGTATTTGAGGCACAAGACAATTCAGGAGAAAGAAACAGTGATGGATTTGAGGCACAAGTGAGCTCAGATGAAAGAAACAGTGATGGATTTGAGGCACAAGACAATTCAGGAGAAAGGAAAGGTGATGGATTTGAGGGACAAGGCAATTCAGGAGAAAACAACCAACAACGGAGAAAGAGCAGAACTGAGGGAAAAGACAGTTTAGGAACAAGTAACCAAAATTCCATTGTAATTGAGGGAGAACACAAGCAAGATCATTCAGGTACAATTTTAAGTAGAGATCAGGGCTaggaaaatgaagaaaaacataTCTTAATGCTCTAGATAGGTCTAAGGACAGTACAACTCATTCATGTCTCATTCAATAAACATAGTAAATCATATTATGTTAACTGTTAATATATGACTTTCCCCAAACTTCCAGTGAGGGGATTCCTGGTAGAAAGTGTCCTAAAAGTTTCAGACTTTCATCAAGCAAAGAGGTAAAAGTAATATTGAATTGGATAATACTGAAGATTATGTTATACATCATCTTATTCTGTACACAGAAtggtattaaataataaatatatacaggttTTCCCCTCTTTCATAAACAGCAGATTTAAAGACTTAAAGCACCATTAATTTTGAATCAAACACCTTTTTTAATCTCCCCAGTATATGTAGCGCCATTAAAGTCCTTTGTGTATTTAACATTTCAGTTACACTTACTATTtacattgcaatgtcagattaaTGATGTTGTGTGTTGATGTCATGTTCAAAGAACTTTAGTcaaatttattaaatcaataCTGGAAAGATTCAAATGTCATTTCTAAAATGTTGATAAAATATGCATTGTTtggtttaaaacagtttataATGTTTTAGTTCTGTTTTTAACAGCAGCACAGTACAATTTTCTAAATAAAcctataaacaaatttaatttacaaataaattcaagcactttcaagaaaCTGCTTTTTGAGTACTTTCCATGCCTTAAAAtttaagtactttcaagaagtgtgggaaccctgtctatattttgtatttgtaagaTATTTGAAGCTTTATAACGCTCATAATTGTTAATTCAGATACCTGGTTACATCAGAAGAGCTACAAAGGAGGTGCTCTCCACCAGAAAGTTACTCTGCAAATACAGTAGTGGCCTATCTAAGGAAAGCCAAAGGACAAAAAAGGAAAATTGCTGAGAGGTTGGCAGAGCTAGATGTAATGCCCTCAACACGAACAAAACTCACTTCGCAGTGCTCCAAACTATGTGAAGGTGTGTAGAAGGGCAGGAGTAGAGTACTTGAAATAAAATTCTAATAACTTTTTATTACTTTGAATCATggaaatttttattataataaaactatactaaatgcaaaattgttgcaattgTAATTCCCAGGTGTTGTCCAGAAATGCTGAATTCCCCAACAGCATATTTTTAAGTGGCTTTAATAAATCATtatcaaaattattaataatgtattaaaaaaatgttttttcttttttgctgctTCCACATTATTGGATAGTTGTATGGTTATCCAAgtataaataatttgttaaatagGCAGTGAGTGTACctgcttaatttttttgtttatatgttggacattacaaattaatttgttgcatatttaatacattttagatgAATGCAGTGATCTAGCTGATGATATAATGTACCTAGCAGCCAAGACCATCCCCCAGAAAAGAGTGGCTCAAGCCTTGCCGGAAGAAGGGAATGTCCATGCAGCCTTGGCCAGAACAGAAGACTGCATGTAATATAATTTACTTCTACACTTGACATTaactgaatgattgattgatcagTTGAAGCAggaatgtaaagttttttttttgttgtttttaatttcagGAAGACATTAAAAGCTGTGGAGAATGCTTTAGAGGCTCACTGGGAGACATTTAACCTGGCAACACATGGTCTTGGACCTGCTGTTATAAAGGGCACTATTTCATTAATTGACTCATGTCTtaaggagaaaatgaaagcactgaaaacaaaaaacac
The Danio rerio strain Tuebingen ecotype United States chromosome 4, GRCz12tu, whole genome shotgun sequence genome window above contains:
- the LOC137491401 gene encoding uncharacterized protein, which codes for MNVLQIIKSRGLHESHVNIGRVGPYLLHIESFQSLVDQKKVSDEIMDALFHLFTMTQPGVVAINTHTLTQILEGEARARSRYFTKRNIFENINEIVGPYLEDGNHWTFFHCSLVDQTILYLNSLGEQDDQYSKLAENWSTFAASKGFQGPWKMIKRCHALQNDSISCGVFTAVFAEAFLGGAKGYLACSPVQQERERLGLLLFSSLDRSGFCGICHFI